The region TGTTTCCCAAGacaacaaacaacaataatCCACAAGTCCAATCTCTCAAGAACTAGAACACAAGCATCCAATAAAACCAGAACGATCTAACCAAAAAAACTCAGCGAAAACcccaaagaaaacatcaaaataatacGCAACACAAAATAAACGATAGACAAAAAAAATCACCCACGctataacaaaacacaaaactAGATCACACAAATCCCACTAACAAGACCCAAACTTTGCAAAAATTTTCCATCAATATCCTGATCATAAATACCAAATCCAtcgaaacaaaaaaatatatagcaaataatctgaaaaaaaatctcatctttcTACTTCCAACAgcctcaaaaacataaaatttaagtaattaaaataagatCAAACTCACTTACAATTTTGGGGATGGATTTAAATCAGAGTAGACCCGTATTGAAACAAAACACCAATCCCCTTCCCTTCCCtacaactctctctctctctctctctctctctctcgctctctcgctctctcttctccttctacTTCTTCTACTCCTTCTCCGTCCTTTGGATTCTTCTCCGCAGAGAGAGCTTCGCGCCGGGCCCTGAGAGGGCCttaatctctttctctttggcaCCTTTATCACCACCCccctcctttttcttctttttttatatttccccctctctctctctttctttttaacATCCTTTTCTTTCCCCCTGTTttgtcttcatttttatttcccTATTTGGGCCCCACCTCCAAATTTCACCatgtttttctctttctttcttttttcgttctcatatttaattttctaattaataattgaatatcatatatttataatattgtatgtgtgtgtatgtgtgtatgtatttttaatattttgtccATCTGAGTGAGATGACACAAAGAAGCCTACAAATTATGTTCCAATATATCAAGTTGTTTACcataactttctttttttctttaaaataacaataataataataataaattgtggAGCGTGGTATATGTCATGAGAGAAGAAAATGAggttaaattagaaaaaaaaaattaaaaaaaagtgtcaCTCCTTGTCACTATTTGtggcatttaaaaaattaaaaaaaaacatatatacgTGCTAAGGGATGACACTCTCTAAGTtgtactttttgtttatttaaatttataccaTTAatgttgatatatatgtatatatatataataataaacataaattgatcaaatacatttaaacatattttaacaTTGTGAATATTGGCCATTACTacttgcatgtatatatatatatataattcggATTGACCATAAATCAATACTAACCCAACCCACATCAACACTaaaccaagtttttttttaaaaaaaaataaataaataataatatggtttggttactaataatattatgaaaaaaaaattagggaatTAAAAGAGTGAGAAAGAGGCAAAGGAAATGAATGATTTGGGGGGGGGGGGTTTGGAAGGTGATTGGGTGCAATGTCTTAGTCTGGCATGGTCCACATCCAGCTACGGTGGTCCCTGGGCCACTGACAGCCCACCATTCCCCTCCTTTGATTAGACCATTGGACGGCCCATGTTCCTTTGGGCCCACCATCCAGATCAATTCCGGTCAACCGATTGGATCCTATACCCCCAAACCAACCCTAACGGAACCCAACGGAACGGAACGGAACCATCTTTTCCTAATTTATCATTCCTCATTAGCATTTAACACCCTTCCTTTTAAATCCTTTCCATTTGCCACGTTTGGATGCATTCAATCTTAAATCCAACCAATGTttgtccaaattttttttttaaaaaaaaatatttttatttttgtgtagcTTACAATCCTCCCTTGTTTTGTACAAAGGggattatttctttatatttaatgattaaattagaaatgttaatttttgactaattcttatttttaactaagattttatattttgagttgaATTCTATATGCATATGGACGTTGTGGTAGTTGAGTTagtctttttgttttctcttatgTCAAAtaccatcatctagggacgtccctagatttctaATCTAAGaatgtccatagtagccatcggatgaaaatctgacggctcttattattatgaacagtagagaccgcgttctacagtgttgtacagtgatcatgaacagtaaaaagatgtacagtatttatataatcaatcaaccatcggatgatgatccaacggcttaaatttaaaacgtccctagatttcaaatctagggacttacttagatgatgttttccctatatatatatatatatatatattcatgtactTTTTGCACCATGATTAAATTCATAGACTTtctaaatttactttttatttaaaccACCAACGGTTGTTATTAAACAAACTAATAGtaattattgaaatttaaatgGGATATGCTCTTGCAAGCACTAAGCTCGAAGAAATCCAAAACATCTTCAACAAGAAGCATAGAAATATTATAGAATTTGCACCATAAGTTTGGATAGATTAGCACCAAGTAAGTTGATAACATTTATCAAGGGAGATGACAAAAAAGAGGCCTAGTTGACAATGACTCTATTAAGTATAAATGTTCCAACCTTGTTTAACTCACTAACCCCAATTGTTTTTCACTCTCATTCCTTTTCATCatactattattttaatttctgcCAACTTGCACTAGTTTAATCCatattatatatgttggtgCTTTCTCTATTTACAAAGATccttagatattttatttactaatccttctaattttatttaaaattttttgatttttaatatatatatatatatattgacgaAATACGATAAGTGCATGTCAGGTGCACGGAGCAAGTTCAATAAACACCAGTGATCTCTCAACTAAATGAATACTTTACATAAAGATGATGTTATTAATGGTTCAAAAGATTTTTAAtagtattatataattaaaattttaccatTTAAtctatatttaagtttttatttttgttttggttttttttattttttatggattgAGGGATTATGAAACTTTTATTGGAGGCAATTGGTGAAGaacctttttaaaataatgtatgGTATAATTAACATCATTatcttaatgaaaaaaaattaggtatATAAACTACCACTGCAATTAGTTATGCATGCAATGATAAACAAATGGCACATTTGATCCTTGATGTTAGGGCCTAAATCGGCCAATCATGGCTTTCCACGTGTCAATATAGGTCATGTGATGCATTATTGGATGGTGGGAAAGTTGGTTGAAGATTTGAGAGAAGTGTTTGTCTAATGCgctaaaatacatacaaatgAACTGTCATTGATCAGGATGATGAGtgcttttattgaattttttttttttggataaattaTTTCAGTATTTAATTTCTCATGATAATTTATTGCTAataatttccttttgttttaaaaaggaaaaacaataaaattagaaaatgatGTAAATATAACCATTTGTTTAATATCTCCAAACGAGTGATTACAAATGAGCCAGCCATTtgtaagggtttttttttttcaaatataaaaatgactAAAGCCAATTATCActattaaaaattgaattaaattgtaaattacttataaaaaaacatttgaagTGATTgggcaaaataaaaaattaatagaaaacatgTATATGAAAACAATCACATATAGCATCATTTATCTCTGAACACTATTAGCAAACAAAGAACAACTCAATCATATTCTATCCTAACTTAGCAGAAGGAGCCAAACAACCATGATTTATTaaagttttgtttcttttgtttttgagaaagggaaaattaatgaaataatatttaatcatttttactaACGGTTTATTAGTTTTgcgtttttttatataagatgtTCGTGTATTTGTTAAAAAGATGGATTCGAATCTCAATTTATATAAGGTGAGAACATAGATATGTTTAAATAATAACTTTATGTTTATTTACACCCATGTCATGGTTTGTCTAGATttcgttaaaaaaaattaataaattccaATCATAATACAATTAATTAGAAGAAacttatacataaaaaaaaagaatatttttgttcatgttattaacaaaatcaataatCAACATTACAACAAGCATTTAaatcactataattttttttaaataattcaaaatacacaaagggcatttttaacaatatattgCATGTGTTTTCAAAACCCTTGTACTAACTAAGCAGTTGTTTAACTAACAATGAATAGGATAAtggttctcttttctttttaaatcaaaattaactgAAAATAAAACCAGTGGATTGCATGCTAACAGtactatttaattataaaaatagggAAATGAAAAACAGTGAATTGCATGCTAAGAAGCACTAATTTCCAAATAGTGATTATATGATTGTAAGAAATGTTCTTTTTCTTGCTAGctttgtgatgatgatgatgatgatgatgccatTTGGGTTCTTGTGGGACGTTGATGTCTTTACGCGTTTGAACCTAACTCTTTAAGTAAGAAACAAGCAACTAGCAGCAATAATGTCcaaattcaatttataaaagagattaaaaaaaaaaaaaaaaccaaattcaaacaaataaaactttCTTATTATGTTCTTAAATTCTCTGAGTGTATGAGCACACAACACACTAATCAAACTCAAAACCAACCAAATGATGCTCACTTTGATCACTATCTGATATCTATCCATCACACATCCTACAAAATTATGCTTTAGAATTTGGAGTAGAAAGAATAAattcccttaattttttttggttcaatgttttaaaagataattattcctctttaaatgaattattgagaagaataaaaaggggcatataagaagaaaaacatgggaccaaaaagaaaaataaagggatTGATTATTCCTACAtcacaagacttgaaccaccCACCATCTCTCTCATCATGGATGGTTGCATCAAATGAAGAACCTTGTGCTTACTTAAAttccaccaccaccatcaccaaatTGAGGAATATAATTTCATGGTtcccttctctcttcttctctcatgTGGGTGAGATGGATCCCTCAATGAAACCCCATCACTGCCTCTAAGAACAACAACCCCCCACTTGCCCCCCCTTACCCCTAATTAAACCCCAATTATTTAGCCTAAATATTTATCCTCTATACCTATGTACCTCACATTATAACATTTTTACTTTGCAtgtaataaaaagagaaaacaagaaagaacacTGATTTCACTAGAACAAAACAAGCAAGGAAACAATGATAGACAAAGCATCTATCTATTTTtaatgtatctaaattcaatctAGTACTCTTCACCAcaatcttcatcctcatcaccCTCACCGGATTCGGCTCCGACCTCCTCATAATCCTTCTCGAGTGCCGCCAAGTCCTCTCGAGCCTCTGAAAACTCACCTTCCTCCATCCCCTCCCCTACATACCAATGCACAAAAGCCCTCTTTGAATACATCAAATCAAACTTATGATCGATCCTAGAGAAGACATCGGCAACACTAGTCGAATTTGATATCATACACACTGCTCTTTGCACCTTTGCTAAATCTCCGAAAGGCACCACAGTCGGCGGTTGATAGTTTATCCCGCATTTGAAGCCGGTCGGGCACCAATCAACAAACTGGATTGTTCTCTTCGTCTTGATGGTGGCCACAGCAGCATTCACATCCTTTGGTACAACATCACCTCTGTACATTAAGCAACAAGCCATGTACTTTCCATGCCGAGGATCACATTTGGCCATCATCGATGAAGGCTCGAATGCGCTGTTGGTGATCTCCGCCACTGACAACTGCTCGTGATATGCCTTCTCAGCAGAGATCACAGGAGCGTAGGATGAGAGCATGAAGTGGATGCGTGGATAAGGGACTAGGTTGGTCTGGAACTCAGTGACATCAACATTCAGGGCACCATCGAAACGGAGGGATGCTGTCAAAGATGAGATGACTTGTGAGATTAGTCTGTTTAGGTTTGTGTATGAAGGCCTATCAATGCCAATCAATCGGCGGCAAATATCATAGATGGCCTCATTGTCAAGAAGTATAGAGACATCAGTGTGCTCAAGAAGGGAGTGGGTTGAGAGAACACTGTTGTAAGGCTCAACAACAGAGGTAGAGACTTGAGGGGATGGGTAGACAGTGAAGCCGAGCTTGGACTTCTTGCCATAATCGACGGAGAGACGCTCGAGCAACAGTGATCCGAGGCCAGAGCCAGTGCCACCGCCGACAGCATGGAAGACTAGGAACCCTTGCAAGCCTGTGCAATTGTCTGCAAGCTTGCGGATGCGATCAAGGCACAAGTCGACAATCTCTTTCCCAACTgcggcatttcatcaaacagttGGTATGCGTAAATGGGAAAGAAtgaaagtgagaaaaaaaaaaagaggaggtTTAATTACTTGTGTAGTGGCCGCGGGCAAAGTTATTGGCGGCATCTTCTTTGCCGCTGATGAGCTGCTCCGGGTGGAAGAGCTGGCGGTAGCTGCCAGTGCGGACCTCATCGATGACGGTGGGCTCTAGATCTACAAAGACAGCGCGGGGAACGTGTTTCCCGGCGCCAGTTTCGCTGAAGAAGGTGTTGAAAGCGTCGTCACCTCCGCCAACGGTCTTGTCGCTGGGCATTTGGCCATCGGGCTGTGAAGGAGGTTAGAGATGAAGGTGGGAATGGAGAGAAAAGGAGAATAGGGGATTGTACCTGGATGCCATGCTCGAGGCAGTAGAGCTCCCAGCAAGCATTTCCGACCTGGATACCAGCCTGGCCGATGTGGATGGAGATGCACTCCCTCATGGCTGGATGACCTAGCTAGAAGAATGAGAGAGCTCTGAGGAGAAGGCGATCAAAAGAGAAGTTAGTGTGATAGAATGAGTGACAAAAAAGACTCCGGAGTTGGACAAAATTTATAACTGGATTGGATTGGAGGGAGATATAACCGTTgggattttgaatttgaattagaGTGGGAAAGTAGCcgtttgaattttgaatttttttttttttaattttttgtgggGGTGTACTAGTATGGGTGGGCCATGGGCCTATTACGTCAtgtgctttatattttatatgggCTATCCGTCCATTCTTTGTTtggtattttctttttaaatttttttttttaatcttgtcaGTTAATCTAAagttttttcaacatttttcatttttgcgGTCACTCACATTATGTACtcttacatataattttttttccactcATTATAGCACTTAATATGTCGATAAACtaattattttgtgtttaaaatagattatcatttcattttaatagtaatattttGCAAATAGTATtcaatatctataaaaaaaaaaaagttaaaatgtcTAGTATCCAATATTATCCTTAAATTTTGATATCTAAATATGATTAATATTATCAAtattgttaagaatatatatgttataaatgtaaagatagtaataagaatagagagccagagtatttaccaaaaacccaaaaaccctgaagaattaagttcttcttcttctttcttcttttatttctctcttttctttctcttctctatatatttttaaagtatacaaaatgagggggtatttatagggttacaagagttgaatgaacgcccaggatcgattcgatccgacggtccaaaataccctggttggtggaatagtaacagtaccggcggctgctacagtaccacgtggcggctgctacagtgttgcgcCTGCTACAGTAATATCTAGAAGTTGCTATGGTAATGCCgtctgctacagtgaaattgctacagtatgcatccattaaaaatatttgtttataacaaatATGATTAATTTGACCCTTTTTAACTTTACAATAGCACACTAGTTGagaaaaacaacaagagaaTTCACACGTCTTTCTAATGAGATTCTATGGGTGCGTTTGATACGCAGCTAACTACAGCATAAACAGTatagaacaaaacaaaaagttgtGGTACAGCACAACTATTTGTCTTGTACCATGTTTGATATTCTATGGATAGCTTTTCGAATACTGGacaaaaatactataaaattacTTCTAATACCCTTTATAtcatcttatatttattttacaataaacaacTTCACAATAAGATATGTTtgcaatattttaattaattttttataattaatcaatttagtaaatcataattatattttttaaaaaatttcaaaatatatgcaaaattaattttttgttaaaaaatacatgataaattccGTTAATATATCAATcagttaaataatattattttttatacgaGATtgctaatatattaatatatctaTGAAAATCATATCTATGATTCAGGATATATGATATAAAgagatttatgtttattttttatacaatttaaaattttaatttttaaattgaaatactaaaaaaatttatgttaatttttatgatttaaaattttaattttaagatattgatcttacatttaaaaaatattatattattaaaattgattagCGTCGTGGACTTGATGAGCGTCGTGGGATGTGATATAcatgattgtattttttattctttattatagGTAATTTAGTCTTTAGTTGTGCTGTACCACGATAAAACTTTTGTACCGAGGTTTTGATCGTACAAAAATTTCAACTCTGACATCTTCTTGTGCAGTACTTTCAACTttttaacaaaccaaacaaagaacaaaagaagTTGTGTTGTGTTGTACCTCAAAATTTTGCTTATCAAACGGACCCTATAGTTATTTTTCATGagatattttcaattaataaacgGGGTATTCTTTTGTTGAGAAAGCACGGTTACTCTTAACAAGGGAGTTGGTTGATACCAATTTAGTTCACTTAAAAGGTTAATCTCATCAAACCAAGACACAATATAACACACAAGAGATGAgtaaagaaataatagaagaaatatTTCTCTCCGCactctaaaaaatattatttgtttttgaaaaaaaaaaaacaatcttcAAGATAGAAAAGTGATGTAGTTCAAAATAGaagtataaaatttatttttcttccacGTAAAAAACCGAAAGGTTCATATTTTTCTAACTAAATGATTGATTGTTTATAGCTTGTcacatttataaataataataataataataataataataataataataataataataataataataatagttttttaaagagtaatgctatatctgCCGAAGGAGTTACACAAACTGATTGCACGAATGACGTGGCATCCACGTGTTCGTGCACAGTTCTAGTGTCAGccttatattaaataaataaattaataacaattaaatcaaatctGATGAAAAAAAGAGAGCATCAAAGTAGGGCATCTTCTCCCCGTGACCTCTAAATCTCCTCCTATACTCCACTAGggctctcttctcttttctcacCGTGGCATTCTCCGCCCACCGGCGTCGAACCCAGCTAGggctctcttctcttttcttgccGAACCCCATCAACTTTATATCTACCTCTCTTAAAACATACTCTCTCTTAaaatattctctctctctctctctctctctctctcgtgccCTAGCTGCCGCTCTCCGGTGGCTAGCCGCCGGAGTGTCTCCCACCTCAGATGCCGCTCTCCGCCTCCCTAAGCTCTCCCGTGCCCTAGCCCGCAGAGTTTCTCCGACCACGGATGCCGGTCTCCTCACTCATACTTCTCCCTGAATTCTGATTATGGTGAGAAATTTGTTCATGAGTTGGTTTTGTGTATATATGAAACCTACTtgattaacaaattattaagtTTCTTGCATTACATGTTTCTAATGTATTTTGTTTGTTGTACATAATAGGGATGATTTTGTTTGGCGATGTTCCTATACCTTCAGGCATTTCATGTGGTGATGAAGCTATTAGTGTCGAGACAATTGAAGTTGCATATGCATAAatgcttttatttatgtttggctGTTGTGAATTGGAACTCCTTTTGATTGTGAAATTGTTGATGGCTTATAATCAAATTTCTTCAAAAGGTGCATGTTGTTGATGCTTGAATGCTTGCAccatttttgataattttgtgtttgtgattTCCTTTCAttataatagtttaaaaaaaaaaagtcaatctttgatctatttatttattaaattatgttctTTAATATAGTCttggtatatatattgattggGTGATCATCAGGAACATGAAAGATAGATTCctcaaaaaaacatagaaaccaGTTATGATAACTTTCTCTATTTGTGTTTGATTCATCAGTTTATAAAAGATGATAACTTTCTCGATTTGTGCTGTATGGTTTTGAAAACTAAATAGAATGGTTTCGTATGGTTTTCTGGATGCATCCTTTGTGTTGTTTGTGTAGTATGGCTTgattcaagctttgtgttcttcATGAATGCAAAGTTGCTGTAGTTTTCATGATTTTGGGAACTTTAGTTGATGCTGATTAGAGATGTCTGTTAAAGGCCAATTACATATTCAACTGATTACTGTTTAAATTCAATATTACAGACCAAATATAGAATTCATTttggtcaagaaaaatacaGAATTCAAACCTTGCATTCCAGAATTGATCTCATATACATTAGCTTCaacaatttttcaaattattcataATACAACTCTTAGCATTATACAACTTCAAAATATGCATTTCAGAATTATCTCATACTACAACTCTTAGCATAAAACAAAACTTCACAGTGAATTGGTATACCTGAACAAGAAATCAGCCTGCAAAGAtgaaatatcaataataataacacaaaagAATCATTTTGTTGGTATACCTGAACAAAGATGTATACCTGAACAAGAGACAGCAACCCTTGATTTCCATCATTCTtatgaacataaaaaataaaaaataaaacaactcctCCCAAAGCTttttaaacaagaaaaatataaaatcctCAAAACTAAGAAGAATACCATATTTCAAGTGTTCTCACCAATTGCAATTTGTTAAGGAATATGACAATGATTTTCAACAGATTTCTCTACCCAAATTCTCAATAGTGCAAGAAAAAGACAGATAAATACATCTAATCACATGGTTGAGcaataacttttaaataaacatgtttcaaagacaacaataatTCAAAGCTGTATATCCTAAACTATATATCAAAACTTCACACTGAATTGGTCTTTAAACCAATCTAATCTAAATTTAAAGGTCAGAATCAAAataaagcacaagtaaatggaTTTACAaagctaataaaaaatatatagcaaTGTAACTCCTTGACTTGTTTCTCATATGCCCCAAGTTCCGATAGTGCTTGTTAACATTATCCGCTTGAAAATTATCAATTTCTTCGTGGAAATTAACACAATCTTATATTTTCAAACAGTGGAAGAACTAGTAAACAAAATGAATGACTGATAAATTTGAAAGCAAGTAAGCTTGAACTAAATCTCAAAATCACTTCCTCAATAGAATAGAAGCTATGACTGATAAATTTGAATGtacaacaataaacaataagaaaCATAGAATCATAGAAACATAGAAAGCAAGCAAGCATGAATTTCAAGCACATCCATGTCTATTCAGAGACATATGCATGATGAAATCCATTAAGTT is a window of Dioscorea cayenensis subsp. rotundata cultivar TDr96_F1 chromosome 5, TDr96_F1_v2_PseudoChromosome.rev07_lg8_w22 25.fasta, whole genome shotgun sequence DNA encoding:
- the LOC120262360 gene encoding tubulin alpha-4 chain-like — encoded protein: MRECISIHIGQAGIQVGNACWELYCLEHGIQPDGQMPSDKTVGGGDDAFNTFFSETGAGKHVPRAVFVDLEPTVIDEVRTGSYRQLFHPEQLISGKEDAANNFARGHYTIGKEIVDLCLDRIRKLADNCTGLQGFLVFHAVGGGTGSGLGSLLLERLSVDYGKKSKLGFTVYPSPQVSTSVVEPYNSVLSTHSLLEHTDVSILLDNEAIYDICRRLIGIDRPSYTNLNRLISQVISSLTASLRFDGALNVDVTEFQTNLVPYPRIHFMLSSYAPVISAEKAYHEQLSVAEITNSAFEPSSMMAKCDPRHGKYMACCLMYRGDVVPKDVNAAVATIKTKRTIQFVDWCPTGFKCGINYQPPTVVPFGDLAKVQRAVCMISNSTSVADVFSRIDHKFDLMYSKRAFVHWYVGEGMEEGEFSEAREDLAALEKDYEEVGAESGEGDEDEDCGEEY